The DNA segment CACATAAATTCTTCCTGCCTTGAAAATTAGCAGCCCCATCGCCATGGAGACATAACCCcgtgctgctccagcagcccccTCCGCCCAACCAAGGCAAGGCAGGGAAGCTTGCTAATCTAGCCCTGCACCACATCAGAAACCTGcctcctccccttgctcccagcTCAGTACTTTCATCACCTCATGTTCCCACCATCCCCAGAATGGCAAGTGATGGGGGGAGCTGGGATGGAGGCCACATACACCAGCAAAGCCCACCTGGCTGTGTTGCTCCATGCCTGGGCTTGCAGGAGTAAACCTGGAAACTGGATTAGATGAGGCCAGCAGGAATTTCCCTGCTTCTTACTGCCAAACCAGCCACTATTCTGCCCCTCTTTTCCAGTGATGCTCCAGCATCACTAGTCTCCAGCTGGGACCCCAGCTCCATGAGGAATGGTGTgagaggaggctgctgctgcaagaCTGCCTGTGCCATGCTGCCCACATCCATTTGTTTGCTCcaggaggggagcagggcaCCATGGCATGCAGACCCCCAGCCCAGGACCAAGGAGAGCAGGCACCCATGGGACTCCCACAACCCAAACCTGGCATGGTACTGAGGCTCCCACCCCTGCACCCCTTCTCCCAGCCCTCACTcccctttcctgccttttccagcCCACCCTCCAGATGTCCAAGCAAGCTGTGTCCTTCCTGCCCTTCATGGCAGGGCTGGCACGCCCCATCCACCCAGCCAGCCATTTACTTCTCCATTTCCCTTCCTGTTCTCCTTCTCCCACAggctccttccctgccccacacctctGGCTTCCATCCCACTCTGCCTGACCCAGGGCCGCcaagctgtgctggcagggtGAAGACCACGGCTtgccaaagcaaacagcagcaggaggagggtggCCAAGGCCAGAGCAGGCAAAGGGCAGAGTCTACCAGCAGACCATGCCTTGCTGCTCCAGGGTGGGCCGGTTCTCCTAGCTCTGTAAATGCTCTGACTTGGCTCCATGCACCCTGGAGCATGGCAGGCAATCTGTGGTGGAGGTGAtagctgagcagcaggttgGGGGGTGAGAACCCTCTGGTTTTCCATGTGTGGGTCTGAGCTTCATGGGGTCCTGGAGGCCAAGGGAAAGTAGATCCAGGGCTTTAGTCTCCTGCAAACAATTTATAGCAAGGTCTTTTCCTCCCACTCTGCTTGCtgccaggaaaagcagcaggaaaatatttccctGGGAATTGTTTTTGTTCCTTCCTCTGTGTATGCATGAAGCTCTCCTCCGCTTTGGACATGCCTCAACCTGTCCCGAGGCTCAGATTAATCCCCTACATCACCAGGGATGACAGCTGAGGTCAGACGCTGTCAGCagaggtgaggaggaggaggaagagaccTTCCCCCTAGGAAACCACACATGCTCCCAAACAGAGCAGTGAGCATGAACAAtaggcagctctgcctgcttctCCCAAGCTGGAGGTCACCCTGCAAAGCCATAGAACACGGAGGCATCCCACACAGGAGGGGAGCTCGCTGCTGGCAGTGCCAGAACACAGCAGAACCTAAAGCCTGGCTTAAGGTGAAGCTGGGCTGAGCTGAAGTAGCTGCAGGCAGCAAATGCATCTGCAGCCTGGCAGTCCCTCCACCAGCACAGCTGTTCCACACAGGTACCCAAAAACAGGTCTGCAGCAGCCAGTACCTCCACTTCTCCACGAGCCTGGGAAAGGTCTGGATTTCTTCCTTGGCTGTTGCtgcagaaaagggagaaaagatgaATGACACCCCTTGCCTTCACCAGAGAAGCAAGCCCTGAAGGCTGGGCTGGGCCACAAGAGCCGGTCAGTCATGGAGAAGCTGTCTGCAGGCAGGTCTCAGCACTCCACTGCCCACCCAGCAGGGAAGCTTGGATGGAAGGAAGGTGGGGAAACTGGGATGGCAGTAGAGTGCCTCCACCACAAAGCCAGTCCCTTGGAGGGCAAAGTGCTCAACGCCGTCCCTGAGCACCCAGGACAAGAGCAGGAGAGCTCAGCTCCAGCAAATGATGCCCCACGGCCCCTGCCCAGGCAATCTACCTACCCCTCATCCGGTTTTCCCCTCTACTTTGTGTGACTGCCAGGGAAATACATGATGACTATTTGCCTGTAGCTCTAagcccttccctccccctctccccaggCTCCATCACCAACAAATCACCCCGCTGGGAGAGTGGGCCAGAGGAAACCGGAGGCACAAAACCTCAAACagagctttttttccctgctccaCCCCGCTCCCCCTAGCAGCTCTGCATTTCATTACCGTAGCCAGGCCAGCTCTTGCCCAgctggggagaaggaggagagggggggcCCTGCGGGGTTTGCACATCGGGAGCAGAAATCACAACCAGAAGACCAGGAGAAGAGGATTGTTTGTGTTTGTCACCATGTCCCAGCACTGGCCTGGTGCTGACCCTGCCTCCAGGACCTGTGCTGGCCTGGAGTAGCTCTCCTCCACTGGGGTCCCTCCAAGGCAAGGGAGCTCCAGGCACCTTCCAGCCAgcttctcccaccaccagccaTCCCCTCTCAGTGCTGAACCCACTCTCTGCCCTGCTTCAGCCTGGCAAAAGCGCTTGGATGCTCCTTGGAAGAATCCCCGGGTTTTTTGTGAGCCTGGCCAGCTGGCTCAGCCCTGGCTGCAAGCTTCGGCgccttccctctgcccctgctcgCCTCCCCTTGGGATGGGAACACCCTGCCCAGGGAGAGCGGGGAGCCCCCACTCCCCTGCAAGTGCTCCCCCGCCTGCAGGGGACCTGATAGGGGACTCCCTCCACCCACCCGAAATACATATTGGCAGAGCATCACCGCAAGCACAGTACATTGGAGACAGATGCAAGCCCTGCAGCGGTGTGAGGGCAGGCAGGGATTCAAATGTGCCTCATCAGCCTTTTGAGGCATCATTTAAGCAAGAACTCCTGCGACACAAGGCTTCTGcacctctccctccccctcatacccccctgccctggggtTTAGACCTTGGCAAAGGATGCGCCCCCAGGGCTGCTCCGGTGCCTCCAGCTCCCAGGCGGGAGAGGCCCCATCAGGCGCAGCCCCACGGCGCtggcctccctccctcctccctcccagcagctctCCGGATTCCTGAGCGCTGAcacaggatgctgcagcagtgagtGTGCGGGGCCTTCcaccccttcccctgccccaggacagcagggacGGGCGGAATACTGGGTCACATCAGGCCAGGAGGGAGCATCCGGAGTGAAATCCGGAGCCTCTTTGCGAGCCCTGACCCCTCGCTGCCCATCGCCTCCCAGCCCGGCGGGCTTCCTCTGGCTGGCGCCGGTACTGGCACACATGTACAGCCGGCCGTACCTTTAACGGCCGAGGCGACTCACACCATTAACAATTGGCAACAGCCAGTTTTAAATCATTCGCTGTCTCCGGAAGGTATTCCTGatgagagctgctgctcatccaCCCCACAGACACTCCGTGCCGATTACAGCAGGATAAAAGCAAAAGGCTGCCACTCACCCTCCTCCCTGAGCATTGACCAGGCAGCCTGGCTGCCTTGGCTCCTGGCTCCCGCTGCCCCTCTACCGGCATATACCCAGCCCTTCAGCTGCACTAAGGGATCTTCCCAAATCCTCTCCTCTGCCAGGCTCTCAGACGACCTGATCTGATCTGGGGAAAAGCAGCTGGCTAGGTGAGCACTCCCAACAGCTCATTGCTATTATAGGAAGGTGAGGATACTGCCATCTTGCCATTAAGTCATATCCTCCTTGACCCAGTGAGGCAGTTTCCATAGGAATTGCCCTCTCTTCCAAGTGGtggaagcttttatttttatctggtTTATTTAAGCACTTCTTTTCCCTCCGTCAGTGTTGGCCTGGGCAGCAGATTTGGGTCATCAGCCTCTCCTCAAGATCATTCCGCTTTCCTTGCTCAGCTCTCCCATCCTATCACCTCACCTCTGCAGCAACCTAAAGGCAGCACCAAGAGCCGAAGGAAAAGTCCAGGAATCAAAGCAGCATGACAGGACAGATGAATTAAGGAAAACAGACCTCACTTAGGTAAAAGTGATTataggaataaaaaagaaagacaccgaggaagaacaaaacaaaacaaagagcagaaaagttGATACCAAATGGAACACAGAATCATCATTACGTGTCTTTTTGATTTGAAACTCATACTCCAGTGGAGTGTGGACTCCTCTGTGACGTGCCCAAGCTCACTGGCAGATACCATGACttggttattttttcctgtggctCCCTGACGACACATACATCCCAGGGAGCAAACCCCACATGTTAAGAAAACACAGCCACAGGAACAAGCAACAGTTCTGCACTGACATAGCAGAGGTGGCTCCGGCAGCCAATGAAGCTGAACCGGGTCTTTTGGGGGCACGGCACTGTGGTCATCAGCCAGTAAGCAAGAACTTGCTCACCTCAGATAGCTCCATGGAGAGGTCACACAAGccagagggagctgggctggcacCTCTGAGTCAcctttgctgtattttcagatGCCAATAGCAATTATGCTATTGCACAACTCCACTCTGGAAGATAAAAGAGACAGAGTACTGCTGGTGATCTGTGTCAAGGGGAGGCTGGGTCTTGTCTGCAGAGGGACACCAGAGCCATGTAAACCAACCAAATCAGATGCTTGAAAAGCAGCTGGGTGCCTTGAAAGCCTTGTGGTTTGCCAAGATGCTCCTGATCAACTCCCTGACAGCCGAGTGCCCCCACCCCATTCCAGCACTCGGGAGCTGATTGCAAGCCCTGGGCAAAACCATTCAGTTCCACAGAGATACTGTTGGGGAACAAGGAGTGGGACTGAAgttccccctcccctctcttGGGAAGGAAGCTGTGTTTATATGGGAGCAGCAGGCCATTTCCACCCAGCAACCCAGCTACTGACTAAGAAGAGCAACCTGTGCCCTCCCAGCAGGATGTCCtgaaagggaggaggagaggtggGGGGAAAGTCCTCTGTAGCcaacttccttctcctcccagaAAGGTCTGGGAGGTGACTTCATCTCCTGTCCCACAACCATGCTACTGAACTCCAAGGTTCTCCTGGAGAGCACCTGCACAAGTGAAGCAGGGACAGGTCCTTCCTGTCACCTCCTAAAGGTCATCATGTGGAAAGAAATGTCTCATCACATGCAATTTCCTTGGTGTTGTCTACCAAACTAAAGTTGTCTGTCACCATTAGGTGTAATtatcaagaaaataaagatggtGGGACTTTCACTTTTATGTGAGAATAGACTTACACAAATACTAGCAGAGATCCCTCTAAGCCCTCCAGACCAGGCAGCTTCTCCACAAGTCCTCCCCTCGCTGCCTTTCTTAGGACTTCGAGAGGACCGAGCCTCACCTCTCCAGTTCTCACTGAAACAACGTGTAAAGTCCCCAGCCCATAAATCCAGGGCCCCACATAGGGACACATCTGTGTCAGCCACACCAGAGAAAGCTAAGAGCAAGGAGCTTCACATTGGTCATTACTCATCTTCCATACTGTTCCTGCCTAAGCCAGCTCCCTGAGATTCAGCTAGATATCCCATGCTGCACTTCACAGCACACAAACATCTTCCTTGACTCACAAGAGATGCAATCCTCAGTTGAAAAGTTCATTAATTAGGAGCAGAAACGCCTCTAGTGAATCTCCCAGcgagaaagaaaaaaaaagataatccACAATTCAGTCTTAATTACAAGGCCTTAGGGCACTCCACAGTCACTGTGAAGCAGAGGCCAAACTTTTCTCCCCACCCCTAGGAGCAGGAACTTTAACCCAGTTACAGCTtcacagataaagaaaaaaatagaaaaaaaagacagcccTGATACTCATCACTTTAACTGTTGCACAAGTAACAGCAAGGAGGAGGCACTGACAAACACTTCTGGCAGAGCAGTAGGGGGAGGGAGCACAGCCCATGTCCGGGAAGATCCACTCACACGCCCCCAACCTGGACCTCCGGACAGGCAAAGCAGAAGTCCGGCCCCTCCACAGCACGGGGTCAGACTGCGCGCAGCTGCTCTGCCGGGATTTAGCAACCGCTTTCCACCCACGGAGTGTGACTGTGCACATTAGGTACTTTCTGAGCAAGACCTCAAATGCCACAGCAGCCCTAGCCCCGTGAAGAGGCTACAGCcggaggagcagggagagcaacTGGGAGATCCTGGGAAGAACTCCAGTCGCCCAGAGAGAACTTCCCTTACTTCCCGGAGGAGCTGGACTCCAACCCACTCTGAGCCTCTGGCGAGGCAGGGTGGATCCAGCCACAGACACGCAGCAACCACAcccctggctgctgcctgcctggctcCCGGCGACCTCCCCACCACGAGCCGAGCGGGGGCACACACGAGAACGAGCCTTGTAcagttgaaaatatttaatacgTGTTGAACACGTAGAATTACATTTTATACAAAACAAGATACATCACTGAAGGGGAACACTGTACAAAATCCCTACGGGAGCCCCAAGCCTTTATACAACAAAGACCAGGAGTTACCAAGCCTAACAAACAGGCTCAAGGACTTGCCGTCAGAGCGTCTGTAAACTTCGTTTCTCTCaataaacacttttaaaaagcaCCATGTAATAGTTCTGACCTAAACCTTCCCAAAATAGACTTTATTTAATAAACTTAATACTTTCCAAGCTTAAAATACTACCCGGTGGGTGCGCCCCCGGCGTCGGCAGCTGCGGCAGAGCCTCCCAGGGGCGCCGGAGAGGGCGGCGGCCCGACCGGGAAGGGGAATTCCGGGAGGGTAGGGCCGAGGGCGCTTCCAGGGCGGATGCCGGCAGACGGGACCCAGCTTGCCGGcggggaagtgctgctgctgccgccccTGCCCCGCGGCCCTTCCCGTGCGACCCGGCAACGCGCCGGGACTCGCCGGAGCCGAATTCCCACGGACCGTGGGTGCGGGAGGAGGGCGGAGGTTATCACCTCTCTGTCCAGCTGCCCGTCCGTCCAACAGGGCCCCCATCCCCGCGGCGGAGGGCCAGTCGCTGCGGCCCGCGCGTCAAAAGGCCACGATGGCCGTGCTCCAGGGGTTGAGGGTCCGCAGCACCGGCTCGTCGCAGCAAATCTGTCCCGGCTCGGCCGCCGCGTCGGTGGGTGTCGTGGCCGCCGTCGCCTCGCCGTCGTCGCGGGGGGCCCGCCGTCGGCCCTTGGGCTCCTTACTGAGCAGTCCTGAGAAGCTGGAGCCGAAGATGCTGATAAGGCTGGCGACGTTGCCTGTCTCCATGTCCTCCTGCTCGCCAGGCGGCGGCTCCTCCTCCACCTCTCGGCGGGGTTTCTTTACTGGGGAGCCCGCCTGGCCCCGCTCTCCGGCGCTGCGCTTCCGGGGGCAGTGAGACGGCGGGGGGGCCGCGGTCTCAGCGGCACAATCCGAGCGCTTCGCCtcgccgcccgccgccgcgcAGCAACAGCTACAACTGCAGCAACAGCGCCGTGCCCGGGGGCCCTCACAGTCCGCGAAGGGCAGCCGTGAGCCACCCCGAGCCGCTTCGTCCGTCGGCGGCGGCGCCTCTCCGGCCGCCCAGGCAGTGGTGCAGGGCGGCTGCTCGTCCTCGGGGGATCCGCAGGCGGCGGGGGGCGGCTCAGGAGGGCAGCCCGGCTCGCTCAGGTAAACCTGCCGGGCGCTGCGCAGCACCAGCGACACCAGGAGGTTCTTGTGGAGCTTGAGGCCGCCGCGCTGGCCCCGCGCGCTGTAGATCTTGCCGAGCGAGATACTGACGATGCGGTGCGCCTCCAGCTTGAACTCCATAGCGGACAGGGGGCGATGGGACCACCGGGCTTAGGTGAAGCCGTGCGGAAGTAGCGCCAAAACTCCCGTCGCAggctctcctccagctcccccaCGCCGCTCCTTCGCGCCGCCGACTGAGGCGAGCCCACGCGTCCAGCGACATTTTATACTGCCCCCGCCCCGGCCAATCAGGGCGCCCCGCCGGCCGCTCCAACCGCCGGCTGGCCCCCGCGCGCCCGCGCCTGCCAATGGCGGCGCAGGGGAGCGGGTTCGAACGCTCTCCCGGCGGAGAAGGCTCTTAAAGCGGCAACGCCAGCACGCGGCTCGTAGTGGGGCCTGCCGCCGGCGGACGCTGCGGGACAGCGGCCAGGACTGTGGCAGCGCCCTGGGCTCGGCAGAGCCCCAGCTTCACTGCACCCCGCATTGGCTTGATCACACCGACAGGCAGCAGTGGGGATTTTGGCCAAAATAACTGAAACATTTAGGgaggggagtggggggaaacAACAAACCAAGAGTGACTTGGTTTTGCAGGTTAGAAATGTTTCTCTCAATTTCAGCACCGGGCTCCGAGATCTTGTGTTAGAGACCGTGCTAGCTAGGGGGGGAAGGGCAGCTTTGAGTACTTCAAAGAATATCTGCCCTGACATGGAGCAGAAAGCCATGCCTGCCCCACTGCCAGGCAGAGATCTGCCCCAGGGGTCTGGCAGCAAAGCTCACAGAGAGCCCAGGATAAAAGATGAAGATCCACAATGGGGTCGGTAAGGATGGGGGAGGACAATATGCCACCAGCATCTCCAGGGGTGATGGGGTCTGCGGCAGTTCTTTGGGAACTGAAACTTTGCTTTGCCATAGCTGTGAAACATGGTGTCGGCCAGGCTGGGGGCTGCAGTAGCTAACCCACACCCCAGACACAGCTCCAGGCACGAGGGCAGCCTCCAAGAAAGCTCAGGGGGTGTTTCAGGGTTTGTAGCACAGACCCTCCTTCCACTGAGGAGCAACCACCATCTGCAAGCAGGCAAGAAGTGAAAGGACCCAAAATTAAGGAAGTTCAATgtgctgccctggagcatcagtTTCCATTCCCAGCTGACACATGTGACAACTTGCTTACatccctttttttcccaagagATTTGTCTGCAGGCCCCCCAGAAGAGCTGGAGGCTGTGATGATGTCTTATTGGCAAGACCTGCCACCATGTCCTGGATCACTGGCAGGGCAAGGGGGTGGCTGGTCATAGTGGTAACAAAAAACAGGTTGAGATTTAGTCACATCAAGACATAGTTGAGACAGCAAGAGCATTCCCCCAGGAATCCCCCCACACTCAGACCAAACaaaagttttccttctgctcaaGCACAGTTAGAAAACCTCAAGTGCCACTGTTTGGATGCTGCACACAACCACATTTCTACCTGGGGGCTGACATCTCAAAATGTCCACCTCCTCTTGCACAAACCTGCCACACTCCATCCTAAACAACTAAACCAGAGGATGCTCAACTGCACAGCCAAAACACCGGTCAAAGCAGCTGGCCTCAGCTGTGCCTTTCCCATGCCAGTGCAAGCCTCTCCCGGACACACGGAGCCGGGCTGTCCCACCCACACCCAGCGTGGGAGGTTGGAGGGACGCGAGCCCCAGTGGTGGGAACCGAGGGTTTCCAGACCCGCCGAACCTGCTCCCGCGCCTTGGAGGGCCGGCAACACCCTGGCCTAAGCCCTCAGGTCAGTCTAACCAGACAGAGCAGGTCTAGCCTTGGATGTTTGGGACTGCAGTCACGCCTCCTGGCCCTCAGCCCGCATGTCTGCCCAACACCAGTGCCCTCCCCACTCCATGACACAGCATTCAGTTGTGCCCCTGCAAAATGGCTTGTCCATCACCAGGCATGTTGCTCTGGGACTGCTGGTTGCAAGATCTGGGGACCTGCATCCTCAGCAGAAATAACCCGTCAGAAGGATAAAGCCAGGTTTGATACATCTTAGCTGGATATATTCCTGACTTGGATGTGGGTGATGAGCAGTGGTGCAAATCCATCCCACTAGCTGAAAAAAAGCTGGTAGGAGACACAACACCAGAGCTTTGCTGAGTGAAGATGCCTGGATCTGAGCGAACCAACCTGTTCTGCCACTCACTGCCTCACCCCGATGGCATGAGGCACCATTCCTCTCCAGTTGCTGTGTTTTAGCTAGCTAACCTGCCTAGAAGAAGGTGGGCCAGCAGCCTCTCCTCTGCCCTGGCTAGGGACAAGCACAATGGGAATGGGTACTGAGTGGTCTCCTGTTAGTGCTCAGACAGGAAGGAGTCTTCAAGAGtggcagggaggaagagaggcacATGCTGTCAGGTGGCAGAGCTAGTACACAGTATCACACACCAACACTGTGCCTGCTGTCAGGCATATAACCACTGGCATGTGTTATTCCCAGAACAAAATACACTTCATACCCTTTGCGAAGAGATGGGGTAGTGGTTTGCTTTCCCGGGGTAGGGGGTGACATGCAAGGGGAAAACGGGAGGACCGGCACCAGTGCAGGCAGGGGCCGGCGGCAGCATGCAGGCAGTGCGCTCAGGCAGCCCGTTTAAGTCAGCGAGTATTTTGGTGGCAGCCCTGCCTTTCCCTCCCAGGCTGATGTCATGCTTTAGTAAGTTTGAGACAGTCACATGGCAGCTCCTGAGGTCAGCGGCTGGGGTGGCTTTGttgtctgcctgcctgcctgccctgggctcctgcctgcacccgAGCCGGTCTCTGCTGCTGGATGACCCTGCTGGGTTTGTCCCTGGAACCGGGCAGCTCTGTGATACCCGTGGCTCAGCATCTCCGTGATACCCACGGCTGAGCACAGCGTGGGAGCCGTCACTTCGGTGGGGCTGGCACCCCGGACAGTCACACACGCTTCGTGTCTCCCCGTCTGCCTGCAGAAGGGGCATTAACCCCCATCCCTGCGGGCCGGGGGGGATACACGAGAAGGAGGCGGAGGAAAGGGTGTGACGAGGTGCTCTAATCTCCGCATGTGATCTAACTGGGCTGGAAGGGGTTTGATGAACAATTAACAATCCTCgggctcagctgctgcttccagaaatagctctggcaggaggaggagggcggACGGGCTGGCAGACAAAGGTGGCCTCTCCGCCAGCAAGCTGCAGCCGGCAGCGTGGCCGGCAAGCCAGTGGCGGAGGCAGCCCCGGAGGCCGAGCAGTGGGGAGCCTGCGGCCCCacctggaaaggaaaacaatgcaAGATAAAAGCAGCTCGGGGCAGGAAGCAGCTTGTGGTACAAATAATAATTGCAGAGGGCTGCGCACACCACCGGGAGTTTTGGAGGTGTTTAAATTCGCCTTCCACAGTGGGCAGAGGAGGCTGGCGCCGGGAAGCTCGTCTGGGATTCTCGCGGCTGCATCTTGGCTGGGCGCAGCGTGGGGCTGCGTGCCAGATGCCTGCATCCCGCCTGCATCCCCAGCTATGGCAGCAAAACCCCTACTGAGTCCTCCCGccctccctctcctcttccccccctctttctcctccgccccagctgcagcccacGCAGAAGTGTCGGGGTTGGGGCCGCACCAGCACAGCCATCTGGCACCCAGCACAGCCGCAAGACCTGCCGCGGTGGGGCTGAGGATGTGGTTAGCAAGGTCCTGTTTCGACCGCGGCGCCTGTCCCAGTCCCCACCCCCCCGCCAGACCTTCACTGTCACCAAATGTGCAGCCCAGGCCCCAGGGAGAAGAGAACTGCAGCAAAGAGGTGGAGAACCCTGTGGGTAGGACAGACGGTGAAGTTAGGGTCTCCTCGAAGCACAGACTAAAGTCATCTATCACTTCTCTTGGCTGTCCCAGCACCACTGCAGTCCGCTGTCCCCTCTCTATTAAATTCAGACCAGAACTCATGAGTAAGAGCCTTCCCAGGAAGAAGATTAAgaacaaagaaaccaaacctCCCTCACCACTGAGGCTGGGAAAAAAGCCTTCGCACCAACAGTTGCCttgcaggaaaagcagagcttCAGGACAGCCAAAGCCCTGGGGAGATCCAGGCACATCCCAAGAGATTGCTGCTGGAAGCAAAACAGCGCAGGGAGGATAATTTCCAAATGTGATTCATCTGCAGCCCAAGTTCATTTCTAGATGGGAATAATAAACATCTCAGTTGTGAGGGACCTACACAGGGCTCAGGATGAGAAGAAGGTTTCTCTGGGGTtatttggttggggtttttttctcagaaaaatcaATAACTCACATGGATGTGGTCTGGACCTGCTGCAATTGGATATCAGTAACTAATTCCCCAAGGTTCCCAACTGCTCTGGTTTATCCAAGCTTAGAGATAAGGTCAGAAGAGCTGGGAAACATCCCAAAACAGCAGAGTGCTAACCACTAATCAC comes from the Melopsittacus undulatus isolate bMelUnd1 chromosome 6, bMelUnd1.mat.Z, whole genome shotgun sequence genome and includes:
- the IER5 gene encoding immediate early response gene 5 protein, which produces MEFKLEAHRIVSISLGKIYSARGQRGGLKLHKNLLVSLVLRSARQVYLSEPGCPPEPPPAACGSPEDEQPPCTTAWAAGEAPPPTDEAARGGSRLPFADCEGPRARRCCCSCSCCCAAAGGEAKRSDCAAETAAPPPSHCPRKRSAGERGQAGSPVKKPRREVEEEPPPGEQEDMETGNVASLISIFGSSFSGLLSKEPKGRRRAPRDDGEATAATTPTDAAAEPGQICCDEPVLRTLNPWSTAIVAF